The Abyssisolibacter fermentans genome includes the window ATTTTTGACATTCTGCCCAAGTCTTAAATATTCCTGTTTCTCTACCTTTTCTAACAGCGTAAACCTTACTTTTACCCATTTATTTACCACCTTTAAAATTCTTTTATTAAATATTCTACACTTTTATATTCATTACCTTCTATTGTATTTTTTAAAATGTTTTGTATAGCTTCAACACAAAAACATTGAGCCATATTTCACTCAAAGTTTACCATAGTTATTTAACAATTTTTGAACTCTTGTTGCAAAAATAAAACTTCCCTAGTATATAAAAAAACCACTCAAGTATAAAAAGTGGTTTCATCAGCATATAATTTATTGTTTACAACTCAGCTTTATTCATACATACTATCAATTTTGTTTTGTAATTCTTCATCTTCCAAAAATTCTTCTAATGTAGTTTTCTTATCTATTATTCCTTTTGGTGTTATTTCAATAACTCTATCAGCTATTGTTTGTATGAATTTATGGTCATGAGATGTAAATAACATTGTACCTTTAAAATCTATCAGCCCATTATTCACTGATTGAATTGATTCTAAGTCTAAATGGTTTGTTGGCTCATCTAGTATTAAAACATTTGCTCCTGAAAGCATTAGTTTTGAAAACATGCACCTAACTTTTTCTCCTCCAGAAAGAACATCTACCGTCTTTAATGGTTCATCTCCTGAAAATAGCATCTTCCCTAAAAAGCCTCTAATAAAGGTTTCTGATTTTTCCTCTGAGTATTGTCTTAGCCAATCTATCAAACTAAAATCAGAACCTTCAAAATATCGTGAATTGTCTTTTGGTAAATATGCTGTCGTTGTTGTAACACCCCATTTAAATGTACCTTCATCTGGCTCAATTTCACCCATTAAAATTCTGAATAGAGTTGTTTTTGCTGCTTCATTTCTTCCTAATAAAACAACCTTTTCTCCTTTATTTAGTGTAAATGTAATATTGTCTAATACTTTTACTCCATTAATAGTTTTAGATATTCCATCTACAGATAAAATATCTCTTCCTGCCTCTCTTAAAGGAGTAAAGCCTACAAAAGGATACTTTCTTGATGACGGTTGAATATCATCTAGGGTAATCTTATCTAATAGCTTCTTTCTAGATGTTGCTTGTCTTGCTTTTGATGCATTAGAACTAAATCTAGCTATAAAAGATTGTAATTCTTTTATTTTTTCTTCTTTTTTCTTGTTTTGTTCTCTCATTAATCTTAATGCTAATTGACTTGATTCATACCAAAAATCATAGTTCCCTACAAATAGTTTTGCCTTTCCAAAATCAATATCTAACATATGAGTACATACTGTATTTAAAAAATGTCTGTCATGCGAAACAACTATAACTGTTTTATTATATTCTATTAAAAATTCTTGTAACCAATGAACTGCTTTAAAATCTAAATGGTTAGTAGGCTCATCTAATAATAATATATCCGGATCTCCAAACAACGACTGAGCTAAAAGAACTTTTACCTTTTCGCTACCTTTTAATTCCTGCATCGTTTTTGAGTGAATTGACTTATTAATACCTAAACCAACTAATAATTTTTCAGCATTAGTTTCAGCATCCCATCCATCTAATTCTGCAAATTCAACTTCTAATTCTGCTGCTTTAATACCATCATCATCACTAAAATCAGGCTTCTGATATAGAGCATCTTTTTCTTTCATGATGTCATATAGTCTCTTATGACCCATAATAACTGTATCTAAAACAGTAAACTCATCAAACTCAAAGTGATTTTGCTTTAATACTGCTAATCTTTCACCTGGGGAAATCGAAATATTTCCTTCATTTGGCTCTATCTCACCTGATAGAATTTTTAAAAAAGTTGATTTTCCTGCCCCGTTAGCGCCTATTACACCGTAACAATTTCCTGGAGTAAATTTAACATTTACATCCTCAAATAATTTTTTTCCTCCAAATCTTAATCCTACACCTGTAACTGTAATCAAATTTATATTCGTTATACACTATTATTTGTATAACTTCCTCCTTCCAATTCTTGAATTTTCTATAAATTAAAACAAAATTTCATTTTCAGATTTTTTAATGTAGATTTTATCTACCCAACAATAAATTTATCTACAACTTAAAAAATTGCACAAATTATTGTGCAATTTTAGTCACTTATCAATTATACACTATTCATGATAATTTTTAAACATTTTTTATACGATGCATTTATTGTTAATTTTTGATAATAACTATTTAATGACCACCATTCTATTATAAGTTATTAAATAATGGAGTACTCAAATATCTTTCTCCGCAGCTAGGTGAAATAGTTAATACTTTCTTCCCTTTACCTAGTTTTTTAGCAACTTTTATTGCTGCTGTTATTGAAGCTCCTGTTGAAATTCCTACTAATATGCCTTCTTCTTTCGCTACTCTTCTAGCCATCTCTAATGCTTCATCATCTGTTATTTTTTCTATTTCATCAATTATCTCTGTATTTAATACATCAGGTATAAAACCAGCTCCTATACCTTGTATTTTATGTGCTCCTTTTTTTTCTCCTGATAAAACAGCTGAATTCATTGGTTCAACTGCAACTATCTCAATTTTAGGAATTCTTTCTTTTAATACTTCTGAGCATCCAGTCAATGTTCCACCTGTTCCTACAGCTGCTACAAAAGCATCTATATCAGTTCCCAATGCATCAATAATCTCTAGGGCAGTTGTTTTTCTATGAATATCAGGATTATCAGGGTTACTAAATTGTTGGGGCATAAAATAATTATTTTCATCAGCAAGCTTTTTAGCTTTGTTAATTGCTCCATCCATACCTAAAGCTGCAGGTGTTAATATTATATCTGCACCAAAAGCTTTTAAAAGCTTTTGACGTTCTATACTCATATTTTCAGGCATTACCATAATTATATTGTAACCTTTTGATGCTCCTATCATAGCTAGACCTATACCCGTATTTCCACTTGTTGGTTCAATCAGTGTATCTCCTGGTTTTATTTTCCCTTCTTTTTCTGCATTTTCAATCATATTTAATGCAACTCTATCTTTTATACTGCTACCTGGATTAAACCATTCTAGTTTAACATAGACATCAGCGATATCTTCTTCTACTACTTTATTTAACTTAATAATTGGAGTATTTCCAATTAATTCTTCTATTGAATTTACAACTTTACTCATGTTTATTACACTCCTTTTTATATCCTAGTGTTTTTGTAGGAATTACTATCAATTATATGATACACTCAAGTATATGTCAATATATCAGTACAATATAAATAAAAAAGTTTTATATTTTATGGACAATTGTAAATTGTTAAAATGTTGATTTGCTCTACCCCTATAAGTGGCTGTTACCAACCAACGCCTAAAGATACTAGTTTTAACTAAGTTTAAGCCACTACGTCATTGTCACTTTTACTACACATTAAAAGACTAAGGCTTTCTTTGTATTGATTATATACAATTTTTCGTCTATACTTAGTAGTGAATACAATATGATTACACATCCATTTTGTATGTGCTAAACTATTTGCTTTATTTGCCATCAAAATCACCTTTCCTTTCGTTATTTTAGTAGCTTGAACAACTCTATTATAACGGAAAGGTGATTTTTTTGTATAATTTCGTTTTCGCACCCGCATAAAGTATGGTTTATAGTTTCGCACGTTTTGCAAGAAGCTGGCTAAAGCCATTAAATAAATAAAACACCCCGTTAATACGAGGTGCAGTTAAGTTTAGAATATAATATCTAATAATATAATGTAAAATATCGCTATGTGTGTTCAACATTAAACAGTTCTGGTTAAAAACTATAAAATAATCAATGATTTTAATCCCTTTTCAAGCTACTCTTTATATTTAGATTTTCTTCTAGATTAATTTTCTTAACTTCTCCAATTAATTCATCTAACCATTTTTTTGTTTCTTCATATTTTACTTTTAAATCATCACCATCTTTTATGAAATAAAGCTCTTCAAGTTTCTTAACAATATCTTTAGGAAAATCATAATATACATATCTTATTCTAAAGTTATATCTATATGGACTGTGTTTAATTCTCAAAACCTCTATCAATGGATTTAGAGTAAAATTTTGATAAAAAGCAAAAGCTTCAATATAATTATGTCTATTTAATTCTTTTTCTACTAATACTCCATATATCTTTACTAGATTTTCAATCTGCTTTAATCTATGATCAAGTTTTTTTGCAAATTCCCTTTTGTCAATAGGCATTACCTCAGTCACCTTATCTTTGTCAAAGTTAACAAAAACATCTCCATGTATTTCTTTTTTTAAGAATTTGTTAGTACTACTGTGCATCACTGCGCAAATCTCAACAACAAGAAATTTGCTGACATTTTTTAATCTATATACTTTCTGATAACCACCAGGTGACATAGGTTGAGGTGATTCAAAATAGTTCTCTACTCCAGATAAGGATTCTAAAACAGTATCTATGTATTTAAATATTTCTCTTGTTTTATCATCTTCTACATCAACAACTATATCTATATCTGACCATTCATCTACTCTTCCAAAAGCAGCTGAACCACACTGCCACATTGCATATACAAAATCTAAAGGCTTTAGCACATCTACTATACTTTTTATAATTTCCTCTCTTGTTAAGCTACTCATATAATACCCCCTCCACATTATCCCATATTTTTTATAATTTACACATAGAAATTATATCTTATTTATATCACAATTTTATTTATCATTCAAACTTATATGGATTAATACAAACTTTATAAATTCATTTTTTTATACTCTCTATTCTTTTCCCTTATATATAGCACACCTTAATTGTTTTTTATAAACATAAAATTTTGTTAATATATTTAACCCCAGATTATTCATAGTATTTATTCTTAAACATACCAATTCAAATATTTCTTTGGTATATAATGTTATCAGTTAAATAATTTGTCGTATCTTGAAAAAATACATATTTATTTATCATGCAATATACGATATAATAACTCTATCGACTTTGTTTAGATGTTTTTACCTATAATTAATTTTAAAACTACCAAAATAATTTGCTAATTAAATCACTTTGAATATTACAATAGAAAGTCGAGGAAAA containing:
- a CDS encoding ABC-F family ATP-binding cassette domain-containing protein translates to MITVTGVGLRFGGKKLFEDVNVKFTPGNCYGVIGANGAGKSTFLKILSGEIEPNEGNISISPGERLAVLKQNHFEFDEFTVLDTVIMGHKRLYDIMKEKDALYQKPDFSDDDGIKAAELEVEFAELDGWDAETNAEKLLVGLGINKSIHSKTMQELKGSEKVKVLLAQSLFGDPDILLLDEPTNHLDFKAVHWLQEFLIEYNKTVIVVSHDRHFLNTVCTHMLDIDFGKAKLFVGNYDFWYESSQLALRLMREQNKKKEEKIKELQSFIARFSSNASKARQATSRKKLLDKITLDDIQPSSRKYPFVGFTPLREAGRDILSVDGISKTINGVKVLDNITFTLNKGEKVVLLGRNEAAKTTLFRILMGEIEPDEGTFKWGVTTTTAYLPKDNSRYFEGSDFSLIDWLRQYSEEKSETFIRGFLGKMLFSGDEPLKTVDVLSGGEKVRCMFSKLMLSGANVLILDEPTNHLDLESIQSVNNGLIDFKGTMLFTSHDHKFIQTIADRVIEITPKGIIDKKTTLEEFLEDEELQNKIDSMYE
- the cysK gene encoding cysteine synthase A, encoding MSKVVNSIEELIGNTPIIKLNKVVEEDIADVYVKLEWFNPGSSIKDRVALNMIENAEKEGKIKPGDTLIEPTSGNTGIGLAMIGASKGYNIIMVMPENMSIERQKLLKAFGADIILTPAALGMDGAINKAKKLADENNYFMPQQFSNPDNPDIHRKTTALEIIDALGTDIDAFVAAVGTGGTLTGCSEVLKERIPKIEIVAVEPMNSAVLSGEKKGAHKIQGIGAGFIPDVLNTEIIDEIEKITDDEALEMARRVAKEEGILVGISTGASITAAIKVAKKLGKGKKVLTISPSCGERYLSTPLFNNL
- a CDS encoding nucleotidyltransferase domain-containing protein, which codes for MSSLTREEIIKSIVDVLKPLDFVYAMWQCGSAAFGRVDEWSDIDIVVDVEDDKTREIFKYIDTVLESLSGVENYFESPQPMSPGGYQKVYRLKNVSKFLVVEICAVMHSSTNKFLKKEIHGDVFVNFDKDKVTEVMPIDKREFAKKLDHRLKQIENLVKIYGVLVEKELNRHNYIEAFAFYQNFTLNPLIEVLRIKHSPYRYNFRIRYVYYDFPKDIVKKLEELYFIKDGDDLKVKYEETKKWLDELIGEVKKINLEENLNIKSSLKRD